The Microcystis panniformis FACHB-1757 region ACCCCATTCGATAATCGAACACTGCATCCCTAAACAGAGACCCAAGAAAGGAATATTATTGACCCTAGCATACTCGATCGCCTTAATTTTGCCATCCACACCCCTAATACCAAAACCACCTGGTACCACAATACCGTCAACACCGCTTAAATGAGCTTCGGCCGAATCGTTATCCACATCTTCAGCACTTACCCAACGCAATTCTATCTCGCTATCAAGGGCAATAGCAGCGTGTTTAAGGGCCTCCACCACCGAGAGATAAGCATCACCCAACTGCACATATTTCCCGACGATAGCTATCTCTAATTTTTGACTGGGGGATTGCATCTGTCGGATGAGATTTTCCCACTCCTCCAGATGGGGGTATCGGGGACCCAGGTTTAATAATTCTAGGGTTTGTTGCGCTAATCCCTCTTTTTCCAGATTAAGAGGCACTTCGTAGATACTGCTGGCATCCTGAGCAGTAATCACCGATTCCACCGGCACATCACAGAAAGCTGAGAGTTTTTCTTTTAATCCCGGTTGTAGGGGTAGATGACAACGACAGACTAACACATCCGGTTGAATACCGATCGATCTTAATTCCTTGACCGAGTGTTGCGTCGGTTTAGTTTTCATCTCCTTCGCGGCCGGAATCCAAGGAATTAGGGTAACGTGCATATAAATCACGTTATTTCGACCCACATCCTTCCTAAATTGCCTAATTGCTTCTAAAAAAGGCAAGGATTCGATATCTCCCACCGTACCACCAATTTCTGTGATGACAATATCGGGGTTGGTATCTTTGGCCACCCGAAGAATCCTTTCCTTGATTTCGTTGGTAATATGGGGAATTACCTGCACAGTTCCCCCCATATAAGCACCACGGCGCTCTTTATTCAATACAGCTTGATAAATCGAGCCAGTAGTCACGCTATTGAGACGGGAGAGTTCCGTATCGGTAAAACGTTCGTAGTGGCCAAGGTCGAGGTCGGTTTCGGCCCCATCATCGGTGACAAATACCTCTCCGTGTTGAAAAGGACTCATTGTACCCGGATCCACGTTGATATAGGGGTCTAATTTCAGAATTGAGACGGAATAATCCCGACTTTTTAACAATCTTCCCAAACTAGCAGCGACAATTCCTTTCCCAATACTGGAGACGACTCCCCCGGTGACAAAGACAAATTTACTCATAAAATTTTTCCTGCGATCGATTATACCTAGCAAGGGGTGAGAGTTTTCGGGATGGGGCGGTGTCATTTTCCCAGATTTCATTATAACCGGAGGATCTATACCCCGATCCTCGTTTTAGCTCCCTCTCGAAAATCTATTAGACCACAGCCTTCAGTCACCTTCATCCCAATCATCTAAATTTTCCGCTACAATCGAGAGTACTAAGACTCAGGGATTTATAAACTACTATTCATGATAGATTTTAATACTCTCGCTGAATTTTCCCGCAACTATTGCGTCTCGATTTGTGCCTTTTTAGTCCCCGCTAACTTAGTAACCACCGTTTTAACCCTTCTTTTTCTCTATTTCGGTCGTCCTACCCGTCAAGTCTTCCCCATTGCTTCCCTAGCTTTGTTGTTCGCTGTCACTATGTTTCTCCACGTCGCCACCTGGTTAATGATTGGTGTGGTTATGGCCCCCACTTTTATCCTCTTTGGACTGGGTTTAACCTGTTTTGTGATCAATCTTCAAGCCATCAGCGATCGCCAAAGCTTGGAACAGTTATTACACACCGGGGTTAATCGTCTGGCCCGCTCTTTCAACTAAAAAAAGCACCGAGACTTCCTACCCCACCATTAAGATAACCGCCCTTATCTGGCTGAATTTTTTTCAGCCAAAGACTTGACAAACTCCAAAATTTCTGCTAACCTTGTAGTATAATGGGAATCCGTGTCAGCCTACGACCCCCCTCTTTAACTCTTTCTTAAGAATAAAAATTTTAACCCGAATTGCAGGTAGTAGCTAAACTAAGAGCAGTACCACGGGAAACGGTGATTATGGAAGTTATTTGTACGCGTCCCCACTGTCCGAAACCGCGTAATCAGTGCCTAGACCTAGACGATAGCAATCTTTTAACCTCGATCGAACAGAAATATTGTACTACTTGCGGGATGCCATTAATTTTAGGGGGACGTTATTTGCCAGAACGTCTATTGGGACAAGGAGGATTTGGGGCGGCATTTTTAGCGCTAGATCGTTATAGTCCCAAAAAAGCTAAATGTGTACTCAAACAATTTCAACCTTCCTGTAATTTAAGTCCGCAAGCTTTAGAAAAAGCGAAAAATTTATTTTTTCAAGAAGCGCGGGTTTTAGAAGATTTAGGACGAGAACATCCCCAAATCCCCGATCTCTATGCTTTTTTCCCTTTAACAGTCAAGAATCAATTAACGGGAGAAGAAGAGCAATTTTTCTATCTGGCCCAGGAATATATCGATGGTAAAAACTTAGAAGAAATTCTCCAACAGCAACAAAAACCCTTTCAAGAAAGTGAAGTTAAAAACATTCTCAAAGAACTACTTCTTATCCTCAAATTTATCCATGAAAATGGTTCCATTCACCGGGATATAAAACCATCTAACATCATGTTATCCAAAAATGGCCGCCTCTATTTACTCGATTTTGGGGCAGTAAAACAGGCGACTAATAACCCTAGTAATACACAACAGAAATCCACAACAATTTACTCAGCTGGATTTGCTCCTCCCGAACAACAATTAGGCAATCAGGTATCGGCATCCACAGATTTATATGCCCTAGCAGCTACCTGTGTTATACTCTTAACTAATCGCGATCCTGATGATCTATACGATCCGCAAAAACAGGTCTGGAATTGGCAAAATTATGCCCCTAATATCAGTGCAGATTTAGCCCAAGTATTCAATAAAATGTTACTAGCAAATCCCCTGGATAGATTTCAATCCTGTGGAGAAGTTTTAACCGCTTTAAATACACCTCCCCCATCTCCACCACCTTCTCCAATTCCTCCATCCCCTCCAGCTTCTCCAGTTTCTCCAGTGATTAGAAAACCTTCCCGCTTTTCTCTTGGGGAAACTTTCGCTAATGCTGCCTTTACAGGATTTGAGGGGACATTATTAGTAATTGCCTTAAATAGTTTAGTTCCCTCGGCAGGAATTGTCATTGCCTTTATGATCTTAGGTGGCTTAGTTTTGGCATTATTTAAAAAAGTGATTGAGGGGAAAGATTTACCGATTCTAGCAGCAATTACCCTCGTTTTCCTGTTAATTCCGCAGCTGCAAGGAACTCTAAGTTTTCCTGAAATTGCTATCATTGCCGTGATGGCAGCCATTGGAGCCATTGCTATTACTGCCTTTTTCCGGTTAATATATCAGATAATTTTGCGTTTATTTTAAAACCCTGAAAGTTGCCAAATTATCATCACTACCGCCGGTAATCGTGCCACCGAGGTCTAAAATAGTTTGCAGATAGTCGAGGACTTCCTGAGAAATTAACTCACCCGGCATCAAAACGGGAATACCGGGGGGATAGGGACAGATAACATCAGCACTAAGACGATCGAGGGCATTTTTCCGGGATACTATCTCTGTAGGGGCAAAAAAAGCCTTTCTAGGAGAAATAGCCAAATTTCCCGTGACTGGGGGAGGAGTCAGGGGTAAACTGGTAGAGGAAGGGGATTGAAGGGATTGAAAAGCAGTAATGAGGCGATTAATGTGTTCGCGATGATTGCCGATGGAGATGATAAAAGTAAGTTGACTGAAAGTCGGTAATTCTGCCGTGACAGCGTATTTTTCTCGCAAAATATCGTCTATTTCGTAACCGGTTAAGCCAAAATTTTTGACAATTACCGTTAAACGAGTGCGATCGAACCAGTGACAACCCGGGATAGAATGGGGAAAGTCCAAAACAGAGATATTAGGAATTTTATCGAGTTCTTTTCGGGCAGTAGCAGCTAAATCGAGGGTTTTGGTCAGTAAATCTAGGCCTTGCGTCGCCATTTGCTTTCTAGCACTATCAAGGGAAGCGAGAAGCAAATAACTAGGGCTAGTGGTTTGAACTAATTGTAAGGCTCGATCGACTTTTTCGGAACTAATGCGATCGCTTTTTAAGTGTAACATTGATGCTTGAGTTAAGGCCCCTAAAACCTTATGGGTGGACTGAATAGCCATATCAGCGCCGAGAGACAGGGCAGCCGGAGGTAAATCGGGATGAAAGGCAAAATGCGCCCCGTGAGCCTCATCGACGAGCAGCGGGATAGAATAATGATCGGTAATCTGGGCGATAGTTTCTAAGTCACAGCAAACCCCTTGATAGGTGGGAGAGACTACCATCACCGCTTTGGCGTCGGGATGAAGTTTCAGGGCATTTTCGAGGGATTGGGGGGTTATATTTAAATTTAGATCGATAGTGGGATTATATTCGGGATTGATAAAGATAGGCTGCGCCCCAGAGAGAATTAAGCCCGAAATTGCCGATTTATGAATATTTCTCGCCAAAATAATTTTATCTCCCTCGCCGCAAGTGGCTAAAATCGCCGCAATAATGCCACAACTGGAGCCATTGACTAAAAACCAGCTTTTATCTGCCCCAAATGTCTCGGCTGCTAAAATTTGCGCTTCTTTAATCACCCCCGTCGGGGCAAACAAATTATCAAGGTCGGGTAATTCGGGTAAATCGGCTTTAAAGACGCTTTTTCCCAGTAAATTACTTAAATCTTCCCCGATTCCTTCCCCCTGCTTATGCCCTGGTGCATAAAATGGTACATCTAAACTATTGACTTTTTTTTGCAGTTGTGATATCAACGGAGCGGATTCTGGCGAAGGCATTTTGGGAAGGGAGTGGGGGGTTTGTCATTAACTATCTGTGCCTAACATTTGCAGTTTATATAAACTAGCGTAGAGGCCGTCTTTAGTTAATAAATCTTCATGGGTTCCCGATTCGACTAATTCCCCGCGTTTAAGGACAAGAATTCGATCGACATCGCGAATAGTGGAGAGACGATGGGCGATAATAATAGCGGTACGATCGACTAAAATCTGTTCTAAAGCTTCTTGAATTAATACCTCTGTTCCCACGTCTAAACTAGCGGTAGCTTCATCTAAAACTAGAATTTCGGGGTTACGAATAGCGACTCTTGCAAAAGCGAGTAATTGTTTTTGTCCTCCCGATAAATTTGCGCCCCGTTCCCGTAAAAGAGTATGATAACCGTCGGGTAACTCCTCGATAAAGTGATCGATATTAGTTAATTTAGCCGCTGCCTTAACTTGCTCAAAATCATAATTTTCTCCTAAAGTAATATTGCGAGTAACATCTCCAGCAAAGAGAAAAGTTTCTTGGAGAATGACACCGATATAACGTCTTAATTCCGCTTGGGGAAGATAACGGATATCGATACCATCCACTAGAATTCTGCCCTTACTCGGTTCATAAAGACGACAGAGAAGACGAATAATCGAACTTTTTCCTGCACCAGTGGGACCGACTAAAGCGACTTTTTCCCCGGGATTAATGGTAAAATTAAGACCTTTAATAATATATTCATCAGGTTTATAACCAAACCAAACATTTTCAAAAATAATCTCGCCAGTTTGACGTTTTTCTGGGAAAGAAATCTCTTTATAATTGTTAGAATCTTTGATTTCAATGGGAATACTAATTAATTCCCCAATGCGCTCAATAGCAGTAAAACCCGATTGAAACATGGTAAATTTTTCGGCAAACTGACGCAGGGGATTAAAGAGACGTTGGGAGAATAAAATAAAAGCCGATAAAACCCCAAAATCAATGGTTTTCTGGAGAACCAAAATCCCGCCTAACCATAATACTCCTGCCACGGCAATTAATCCGATCCATTCCAACGTAGCTGAGACGGCCGAATCATAAAAAATTGTTTTATCTAGGGAGCGACGATACTGAGTATTGATAGTGCGAAACATTTCAGCGTTAAAGCGTTCGCGGCGAAATAATTGAACAATATTAACTCCGACTACATTTTCCTGTAATTGGGCATTAAGTTTTGATAATTGCTCGCGTACTTGATAGTTAGCGCTGCGATATTGTTTTTGAAAAAAGATAATTAAAGCAGTGACAGGAAATAACATCAACACCAACAATAGAGCTAATTGCCATTGCAGGGTAAACATGGTGAGGATAATAACTAAAATATTAACCAGATCACTGACAACTCCGATCGCCCCACTAGCAAAAACTTCTCCTAATGCTTCCACATCGCTGGTTAAACGGGTGACTAAACGTCCCACGGGAGAGCGATCAAAAAAACTAGAGGAAAGGGAGGTAACATGGCTAAATAAATCTTCCCGGACATTAGCAGTAATTGACTGACCGACTTTCTGTACTAGATAACCTTGTGTTGTCCCTAAAATCAGTCGTAAAATAATCGAAACCGACAGGATAATAATTAGGGTGTTAATGGCTGCTGTTAAGGGCATTTGAGCCAAAAAATCCCAAGTTTGTTCCTTTTGCAAAAGGGAGACCGCTTGACCGATAATTAAGGGTTGGACTGCCCCCGTGAGAGATAGGGGAAAAAGAAGTATTAATGACCAAAATAGCAGAGCTTTTTCCTTTTTTGCGTAGGGAAATAATCTTAATAATAAGCTCCAGTCATTTTCTTTGACCGGAGGGGACACAGGGGAGGATGATAGACTCATGAAGTGATTTCCCATGAAATTCTGGGCAGCTGGGGAGAAATTACGCCCCTATTGTTAACTTTTCTAACAGGCGATCAATCTGAAAATGTTCCCCCATTAATTCTCGAATACCAGCGACTTTTACCTGTTCCTGTAAGCGAATCTTCCCGAAGGCCTGATCGACGATTTCCACGGTACTGAGAGTATCTAAATTTACCGAGAGAATCGGTACTTCTAAATCCTCGGCCCGGCCCAAAATCAGGGGATCTGGAGAGATGGAACCGGTTAAAATTAAACAGGTGGTGGAAGTTTCTAGGGCAGCTAACTGGAGGTCTGTGCGATCGCCACCCGTAATCACGGCCATATTTTCCCCCTTGCGAAAATATTCTAAAGCGGCGTTGACATTCATCGCCCCGATCGCTAAACTTTCTACCATCCAATCTAAACGATCGGGCCGACATAATACTTTGGCCCCCAAAAGATGGACAATTTCCCGAACACTAATACTACGCAATAATTTACTAGCGGGTAACAGTCCTAAAACTTCCACGCCTTGGCCCGCGAGATAGGGTTTCAGGAGGGATTGTACTTCCTCCCAATCATCGGTGGGAATATCGCTAATTACTACCCCCAGCAGCTGATTATTTAATTCCCGTTGCGCTTTCAGCAGACTATCGGCAATCAGGGGAGAACTATAGCGGGCCACCAATAGGATCGGAGTCTGGAGAATTTTGGCCATTTCCCCCATCGATAGCTGAAAAATACTGCCTTCCCAGAGAGTCCCCGGCCCTTCGAGGAGGGTAATATCACTGTTAACTCGATCGAGATAACCAGTAAGAATATTGCCGTAGTCCTGTTGATCTGCACCTTGCAGACGTTTAGCAACGGAATCCACATCTGTATAGATCAGGGGTAAGCGCAGCTGTTCGGGGGATAATTCTAATAATTGCCGAATAAATTCTACATCCTCATCGACCAATTGCCCATCGACGTAGCCCGGACAATTGCCCACTGGTTTGCCGTAACTTATCTCTAGTCCTTTTTGCCGCAAGAGATGCGCTAAACCGACGATAGTTCCCGATTTACCACTGAGGGGTTCCAGGGAAGAGATAAGTATAGATTTGGCTGATTTCGCCACGATTTGCTCCTTTTTAACCCGTAAAATCCCGAATTTTATTCTTCAAATCGCAGCAGTTTCCGATAAAATCCCTGCGAAAAGTCGGCTGAACCTAGCTGCTTAAAGGTTTTAATCGCATCGATAAGATATTCGATCAACTCGGCGTTAATAATCGTCATCTCATAGCTTAGGTCGGCCTGTCCTTCAAATTGTAAACGACAACGGGTCAATTCCGAGGGCAATTTTGATACATACCAAGATGCCACAAAGGGAATCCCTTGACTGTTTTCTATGCGACGACGACCTTCTAAAGATCCGGCTTGATACAAAGCGATCGCATAGGGCAGGATACTAT contains the following coding sequences:
- the pyrG gene encoding glutamine hydrolyzing CTP synthase, with translation MSKFVFVTGGVVSSIGKGIVAASLGRLLKSRDYSVSILKLDPYINVDPGTMSPFQHGEVFVTDDGAETDLDLGHYERFTDTELSRLNSVTTGSIYQAVLNKERRGAYMGGTVQVIPHITNEIKERILRVAKDTNPDIVITEIGGTVGDIESLPFLEAIRQFRKDVGRNNVIYMHVTLIPWIPAAKEMKTKPTQHSVKELRSIGIQPDVLVCRCHLPLQPGLKEKLSAFCDVPVESVITAQDASSIYEVPLNLEKEGLAQQTLELLNLGPRYPHLEEWENLIRQMQSPSQKLEIAIVGKYVQLGDAYLSVVEALKHAAIALDSEIELRWVSAEDVDNDSAEAHLSGVDGIVVPGGFGIRGVDGKIKAIEYARVNNIPFLGLCLGMQCSIIEWGRNVARLERANSSEFEEDTPNPVINLLPEQADVVDLGGTMRLGLYPCRLNPDSLAFSLYGQEVIYERHRHRYEFNNAYRSLFFETGYLVSGTSPDGRLVEIIELPKHPFFIATQFHPEFRSRPNKAHPLFSGFMKAALKGREEKFSLSSQHSAIS
- a CDS encoding serine/threonine-protein kinase; protein product: MEVICTRPHCPKPRNQCLDLDDSNLLTSIEQKYCTTCGMPLILGGRYLPERLLGQGGFGAAFLALDRYSPKKAKCVLKQFQPSCNLSPQALEKAKNLFFQEARVLEDLGREHPQIPDLYAFFPLTVKNQLTGEEEQFFYLAQEYIDGKNLEEILQQQQKPFQESEVKNILKELLLILKFIHENGSIHRDIKPSNIMLSKNGRLYLLDFGAVKQATNNPSNTQQKSTTIYSAGFAPPEQQLGNQVSASTDLYALAATCVILLTNRDPDDLYDPQKQVWNWQNYAPNISADLAQVFNKMLLANPLDRFQSCGEVLTALNTPPPSPPPSPIPPSPPASPVSPVIRKPSRFSLGETFANAAFTGFEGTLLVIALNSLVPSAGIVIAFMILGGLVLALFKKVIEGKDLPILAAITLVFLLIPQLQGTLSFPEIAIIAVMAAIGAIAITAFFRLIYQIILRLF
- a CDS encoding aminotransferase class I/II-fold pyridoxal phosphate-dependent enzyme, translating into MPSPESAPLISQLQKKVNSLDVPFYAPGHKQGEGIGEDLSNLLGKSVFKADLPELPDLDNLFAPTGVIKEAQILAAETFGADKSWFLVNGSSCGIIAAILATCGEGDKIILARNIHKSAISGLILSGAQPIFINPEYNPTIDLNLNITPQSLENALKLHPDAKAVMVVSPTYQGVCCDLETIAQITDHYSIPLLVDEAHGAHFAFHPDLPPAALSLGADMAIQSTHKVLGALTQASMLHLKSDRISSEKVDRALQLVQTTSPSYLLLASLDSARKQMATQGLDLLTKTLDLAATARKELDKIPNISVLDFPHSIPGCHWFDRTRLTVIVKNFGLTGYEIDDILREKYAVTAELPTFSQLTFIISIGNHREHINRLITAFQSLQSPSSTSLPLTPPPVTGNLAISPRKAFFAPTEIVSRKNALDRLSADVICPYPPGIPVLMPGELISQEVLDYLQTILDLGGTITGGSDDNLATFRVLK
- a CDS encoding ABC transporter ATP-binding protein, whose product is MSLSSSPVSPPVKENDWSLLLRLFPYAKKEKALLFWSLILLFPLSLTGAVQPLIIGQAVSLLQKEQTWDFLAQMPLTAAINTLIIILSVSIILRLILGTTQGYLVQKVGQSITANVREDLFSHVTSLSSSFFDRSPVGRLVTRLTSDVEALGEVFASGAIGVVSDLVNILVIILTMFTLQWQLALLLVLMLFPVTALIIFFQKQYRSANYQVREQLSKLNAQLQENVVGVNIVQLFRRERFNAEMFRTINTQYRRSLDKTIFYDSAVSATLEWIGLIAVAGVLWLGGILVLQKTIDFGVLSAFILFSQRLFNPLRQFAEKFTMFQSGFTAIERIGELISIPIEIKDSNNYKEISFPEKRQTGEIIFENVWFGYKPDEYIIKGLNFTINPGEKVALVGPTGAGKSSIIRLLCRLYEPSKGRILVDGIDIRYLPQAELRRYIGVILQETFLFAGDVTRNITLGENYDFEQVKAAAKLTNIDHFIEELPDGYHTLLRERGANLSGGQKQLLAFARVAIRNPEILVLDEATASLDVGTEVLIQEALEQILVDRTAIIIAHRLSTIRDVDRILVLKRGELVESGTHEDLLTKDGLYASLYKLQMLGTDS
- a CDS encoding phosphotransacetylase family protein; this translates as MAKSAKSILISSLEPLSGKSGTIVGLAHLLRQKGLEISYGKPVGNCPGYVDGQLVDEDVEFIRQLLELSPEQLRLPLIYTDVDSVAKRLQGADQQDYGNILTGYLDRVNSDITLLEGPGTLWEGSIFQLSMGEMAKILQTPILLVARYSSPLIADSLLKAQRELNNQLLGVVISDIPTDDWEEVQSLLKPYLAGQGVEVLGLLPASKLLRSISVREIVHLLGAKVLCRPDRLDWMVESLAIGAMNVNAALEYFRKGENMAVITGGDRTDLQLAALETSTTCLILTGSISPDPLILGRAEDLEVPILSVNLDTLSTVEIVDQAFGKIRLQEQVKVAGIRELMGEHFQIDRLLEKLTIGA
- the ebsA gene encoding type IV pilus biogenesis protein EbsA, producing MPTIEQLEPADKADVVVYMPYYAKDKHSILPYAIALYQAGSLEGRRRIENSQGIPFVASWYVSKLPSELTRCRLQFEGQADLSYEMTIINAELIEYLIDAIKTFKQLGSADFSQGFYRKLLRFEE